The Metabacillus sediminilitoris genome window below encodes:
- a CDS encoding YsnF/AvaK domain-containing protein — MGDFLGLFGDDKSRNQENDTETKIQDNQASGTLQLHKEELDIKKNNVDAGEVVLSKDVVEEQKSVEVPVMHEEVVIKRTPINNERSDESISSEETIHIPVTQEQVEVNKYTVTTEEISASKRQVQETQQVQETLKYEEAHVNTTGSVDIITDGSGFEDINKR; from the coding sequence ATGGGCGACTTTTTAGGTTTATTTGGTGATGACAAATCGAGAAATCAAGAAAATGATACTGAAACAAAAATTCAAGATAATCAAGCAAGCGGTACATTACAGCTTCATAAAGAAGAGTTAGATATTAAAAAAAATAATGTCGATGCAGGAGAAGTGGTCCTATCTAAAGATGTTGTTGAAGAACAAAAATCCGTTGAGGTTCCTGTAATGCATGAGGAAGTTGTTATTAAGAGAACTCCGATTAATAATGAGCGAAGTGATGAATCCATCAGCTCTGAGGAGACTATTCATATTCCTGTTACCCAAGAACAAGTTGAGGTAAACAAGTACACGGTAACTACTGAGGAGATTTCCGCCTCTAAACGTCAAGTTCAGGAAACTCAGCAAGTACAAGAAACTCTTAAATACGAAGAGGCACATGTTAATACAACTGGAAGTGTAGATATTATTACAGATGGTTCAGGCTTTGAAGATATAAATAAAAGATAA
- a CDS encoding YsnF/AvaK domain-containing protein has product MHNEQNSTQDHHEEITLKLHKEELQVSKKIIETAKVNVYKKTYTVEKQISVPVTHEELIIEKKILNPESTTDARDETIRIPLSEERIEVTKHPIIFEDVEIYKKKIEEHIQVNETLKEEKLNIDTVGDIRVMVDNQRSTSEIL; this is encoded by the coding sequence TTGCATAATGAGCAGAATTCAACTCAAGATCATCACGAGGAAATAACACTTAAATTACATAAGGAAGAACTTCAGGTAAGTAAAAAAATTATTGAAACAGCAAAAGTTAATGTATATAAGAAAACTTATACCGTAGAAAAGCAAATTTCGGTTCCAGTAACCCATGAAGAACTAATCATTGAGAAAAAGATATTAAATCCCGAAAGTACCACGGATGCAAGAGATGAAACGATACGTATTCCTCTAAGTGAAGAGCGTATTGAGGTAACGAAACACCCAATAATCTTTGAGGATGTTGAAATTTATAAGAAAAAAATTGAAGAACATATACAAGTTAATGAAACTTTAAAGGAGGAGAAACTTAACATTGATACTGTAGGAGATATAAGGGTAATGGTTGATAATCAAAGATCAACTTCTGAGATACTATAA
- a CDS encoding putative hydro-lyase, which produces MKNFASMQPSDIREMIRRNELVRPTAGMASGFAQANLAILKKEDAFDFLLFAQRNPKSCPILDVTEPGSPIPQMMAPNGDIRTDIPKYRIYKHGELTEEVTDITSYWEDDMVGFLIGCSFTFEHALLNNGISVRHIEEDCNVPMYMTNIPCAKAGKFHGMTVASMRPIPQKDVVRATQVTSRFPAVHGAPIHIGNPAALGIKDIARPDFGDAVTIKDGEVPVFWACGVTPQAVAMATKPALMITHAPGHMFITDVRDEKLGVM; this is translated from the coding sequence ATGAAAAATTTTGCTTCAATGCAACCATCTGATATACGTGAAATGATTCGACGTAATGAACTTGTAAGACCAACAGCCGGAATGGCGAGCGGATTTGCACAAGCTAATTTAGCGATTTTAAAGAAAGAGGATGCATTTGATTTTCTTCTTTTTGCACAGCGCAATCCGAAGTCTTGCCCGATTCTTGATGTGACAGAGCCTGGTTCACCTATTCCTCAAATGATGGCACCTAATGGTGATATTCGGACAGATATTCCAAAGTACCGAATTTATAAACATGGCGAGCTCACAGAAGAAGTGACCGACATCACGAGCTATTGGGAAGATGATATGGTTGGTTTTCTCATTGGATGCAGTTTCACCTTTGAACATGCCCTCCTTAATAACGGTATCTCGGTACGTCATATTGAAGAAGATTGTAATGTCCCAATGTATATGACAAATATTCCGTGTGCCAAAGCAGGAAAGTTCCATGGGATGACAGTTGCCAGCATGCGCCCAATTCCTCAAAAAGATGTTGTGCGTGCTACACAAGTTACTTCACGTTTTCCAGCAGTACATGGAGCACCTATTCATATTGGAAATCCTGCAGCACTTGGAATTAAGGACATTGCCCGTCCTGATTTCGGCGATGCTGTTACGATTAAAGACGGTGAAGTTCCTGTATTTTGGGCATGCGGTGTCACTCCTCAAGCAGTTGCGATGGCAACAAAGCCTGCATTGATGATTACACATGCGCCAGGGCATATGTTTATTACCGATGTGCGTGATGAAAAGCTCGGTGTTATGTAA
- a CDS encoding DeoR/GlpR family DNA-binding transcription regulator, whose translation MLISERHRLILDYLKEKEHVKVHELVELTKSSESTLRRDLDQLEKENYVKRVHGGASLLQRKREELSMIKKSTQNLKEKNMLAKYAAQLIEDGDCVYLDAGTTTYQMIQYLEQENIVVVTNGIDHLDALLEKDIKTYIIGGFVKKVTKAMIGGNAYDSIQNYRFDKCFIGTNAIHHELGFTTPDPEEAQLKAKAIYLTRESFVLADHTKFGEVSFSKFADLHQAKIITNEEDSISMEKYKEKTEIYCVGF comes from the coding sequence TTGCTTATATCTGAGCGTCATCGTTTGATATTAGATTATTTAAAGGAAAAAGAGCATGTTAAGGTTCATGAACTAGTAGAGTTAACAAAAAGTTCGGAATCTACATTGCGACGAGATTTGGATCAACTAGAAAAGGAGAACTATGTAAAACGTGTACATGGCGGTGCTTCACTGTTACAAAGAAAACGTGAAGAACTAAGCATGATTAAAAAATCAACTCAGAATCTTAAAGAAAAAAACATGCTAGCAAAATATGCTGCCCAACTAATTGAAGATGGAGACTGTGTATATCTTGATGCAGGTACAACAACCTATCAAATGATACAGTATTTAGAACAAGAGAACATTGTTGTGGTTACAAATGGGATTGACCATTTAGATGCATTACTTGAAAAAGATATAAAGACATATATAATCGGAGGATTTGTAAAAAAAGTAACAAAAGCTATGATTGGCGGTAATGCATACGACAGCATTCAAAATTATCGATTTGATAAATGCTTTATAGGAACAAATGCAATCCACCATGAACTAGGTTTTACTACTCCAGACCCTGAAGAAGCACAACTGAAAGCAAAAGCTATCTATCTCACGCGTGAATCTTTTGTACTAGCAGATCATACTAAATTTGGAGAAGTCTCATTTTCTAAATTTGCAGATCTACATCAAGCTAAAATCATTACAAATGAAGAAGATTCGATAAGTATGGAGAAGTATAAGGAGAAAACTGAAATTTACTGTGTAGGTTTTTAA
- a CDS encoding glycoside hydrolase family 32 protein: MTNLSKWKVVNGSWEDTLDGKSGSSTDDAFIMSGNTSQNLIYEADLTISGDKGGNGAGALVFRADADAKNGYFANIDVLNDTMKLMKIENGKISVITEKAVSLDTDQTYHLKVRTYGENIKVYLDHKLIHDINDTAFSSGYVGLNTWNSSTIFQDVQLNKNIVTNEKELINHDFETGDLTGWRAVSGNAFTNDHVTTAASYWGGPFGHEGNYHLWGFSDLHNGDDATGELHSSYFKLGGTGEINFLLGGGNDINNRYVSLVRASDNKELIRQANTKFNEEKYNKYVWDASDYIGEVLYIKVVDQALGGWGHINVDDVHVYNEGSMPAEVDNVAKEPVEGEVKQSGTITEWSAVSGEWIPSTNGSNGGIWECPALVELPIDGDPTKTKWVLQVSINDGAPAGGSGMQYFVGSFDGKTFKNENPTDQVLWTDYGADFYAAVEWSGIEGENSEKYWLGWMSNWQYANNTPTSTWRSSMSLPRKMELTQTEEGLRLKQTPVSIDSIRDNSQKVSFENKVISNESHLLDDFSGDTFEMIAEFDVSSSTASEFGFEVRKGSTDEFTKIGYDVANQKLFVDRTNSDSFDYGNNVVNMHEGPLPVSDGTVKMHIFVDRSAVEVFGNNGETVITDQIFPSPTSNGVKIYSKDGNVALKSLNIFPVESIWKKSGFQSTLNGWKTINGNWADTIAGKQGQSNGDAFILSNEAGSNFKYQADIKILDTDSHPNDPNKDTVGNLVGAGALVFRSDSKGKNAYAVNVDGKNNVVKLIKFVNGVGHDIASFNNDGNLKLQANEIYHLKVVTAGDNIKAYLDDKLVIDTNDQTYKEGYFGLNVWDSTVVFNHVKNKDNKIKK, encoded by the coding sequence GTGACGAACTTGTCTAAATGGAAGGTAGTAAATGGCTCATGGGAAGATACGTTGGATGGGAAAAGCGGGAGCTCCACGGATGACGCTTTTATCATGAGCGGCAACACGTCTCAGAACTTAATTTATGAAGCAGATCTCACGATTTCTGGAGATAAAGGAGGAAATGGTGCTGGAGCACTCGTTTTCCGAGCAGATGCTGATGCAAAGAATGGTTATTTTGCAAATATTGATGTGCTGAATGATACGATGAAGCTAATGAAAATTGAAAATGGAAAGATTTCAGTCATAACTGAAAAAGCAGTAAGTCTTGATACAGATCAGACCTACCATTTAAAAGTTAGAACGTACGGCGAAAACATAAAAGTATATCTAGATCATAAGCTCATACATGACATAAATGACACAGCGTTTTCATCTGGTTATGTAGGCTTGAACACTTGGAATTCCTCAACGATTTTTCAAGATGTTCAATTGAATAAGAATATCGTAACAAACGAGAAGGAACTCATAAATCATGATTTCGAAACAGGGGATTTAACTGGTTGGAGAGCAGTAAGTGGCAATGCATTTACTAATGACCATGTGACAACAGCAGCATCCTATTGGGGAGGGCCATTTGGCCATGAAGGGAACTATCATTTATGGGGATTTTCGGATCTTCATAATGGAGACGATGCAACAGGTGAACTGCATTCCTCTTACTTTAAGTTAGGTGGAACAGGTGAAATTAATTTCTTACTAGGCGGTGGCAACGACATTAATAACCGCTATGTTTCATTGGTGAGAGCCTCTGATAACAAAGAATTAATTCGTCAGGCGAATACAAAATTTAATGAAGAAAAGTATAACAAATACGTATGGGATGCGTCTGATTATATTGGTGAAGTGCTCTATATAAAAGTGGTTGACCAAGCTTTAGGAGGCTGGGGCCATATAAATGTTGATGATGTTCATGTTTATAATGAAGGTTCTATGCCAGCAGAAGTTGACAATGTTGCAAAAGAACCTGTGGAAGGTGAAGTTAAGCAAAGCGGAACGATTACAGAATGGTCTGCTGTTTCAGGAGAATGGATACCTTCTACAAACGGTAGCAACGGTGGCATCTGGGAATGTCCTGCTTTAGTTGAATTGCCAATTGATGGCGATCCAACAAAAACAAAGTGGGTGCTGCAAGTAAGTATAAATGACGGAGCCCCAGCTGGCGGGTCTGGTATGCAGTATTTTGTCGGCAGTTTTGACGGAAAAACGTTCAAAAATGAGAATCCGACTGATCAGGTATTATGGACAGATTATGGAGCTGATTTCTACGCAGCAGTCGAATGGAGTGGAATTGAAGGTGAGAATAGCGAAAAATATTGGTTAGGATGGATGAGTAACTGGCAATACGCCAACAATACACCAACGTCAACATGGAGAAGTTCAATGAGCCTGCCTCGTAAAATGGAGCTTACTCAAACAGAAGAAGGATTACGTTTAAAACAAACGCCGGTTTCGATCGATTCGATCCGTGACAATAGCCAAAAAGTATCATTTGAAAATAAAGTGATTTCAAATGAAAGTCATCTACTAGATGATTTTTCAGGAGATACCTTTGAAATGATTGCTGAATTTGATGTCTCTAGCTCAACTGCGTCTGAATTTGGCTTTGAAGTTCGCAAGGGTTCTACTGATGAGTTTACAAAAATAGGCTATGACGTTGCGAACCAGAAATTATTTGTTGACCGTACGAACTCTGATAGCTTTGATTACGGCAACAATGTCGTAAACATGCATGAAGGTCCTCTACCTGTGTCAGATGGAACTGTTAAGATGCATATTTTTGTCGATCGTTCTGCTGTAGAAGTATTTGGAAACAATGGAGAAACGGTTATTACCGATCAAATCTTCCCAAGTCCAACAAGCAACGGAGTAAAGATTTATAGTAAGGACGGCAATGTTGCATTGAAATCACTGAATATCTTTCCAGTAGAAAGTATCTGGAAAAAAAGCGGCTTTCAATCAACCTTAAATGGCTGGAAAACGATAAATGGCAACTGGGCAGATACAATTGCTGGAAAACAGGGACAAAGCAATGGGGATGCCTTCATTTTATCAAATGAAGCAGGAAGCAATTTTAAATACCAAGCAGATATAAAAATTCTTGATACTGACTCACATCCGAATGATCCTAATAAGGATACAGTTGGAAATTTAGTTGGTGCAGGAGCATTGGTTTTTCGCTCAGATTCAAAAGGGAAAAACGCATATGCTGTCAATGTTGATGGAAAAAATAATGTCGTCAAATTAATCAAATTTGTAAATGGTGTTGGCCATGACATTGCATCCTTTAACAATGATGGAAATCTTAAACTGCAAGCAAATGAAATTTATCATCTTAAAGTAGTGACGGCAGGTGATAACATTAAAGCTTATTTAGATGACAAGCTTGTCATTGATACAAACGACCAAACCTATAAGGAAGGCTACTTTGGACTGAATGTCTGGGATTCAACTGTTGTGTTTAATCATGTAAAAAACAAGGATAACAAAATCAAGAAATAA
- a CDS encoding sugar ABC transporter ATP-binding protein codes for MAIKEMLIKKQHTIKMPVLNMEGISKTFSGVKVLNNVRIELYPGEVHALMGENGAGKSTFMKILAGIHTPDQDGGTIYFKDQPIAWKDPVDARNRGISVIHQELNLSPNLTISENILMGSTFPRNRLGMVKWDDVHERAQKVLDSMGSNLNPRQLVSTLSVAQQQMVEIARALSFKAEVLIMDEPTASLTDKEITKLFQIIGDLKKQGVAIVYISHRMDEIFKISNRFTVLRDGEWIASGPIEETNPDHLVKLMVGRDLKDLFNRTKASEKTVSSGAAPVLELKNVSDHTIVKEVSFKIYPGEIVGLAGLVGAGRTELVRALFGASELKSGEIFVDGKTVNIKSPIDAIANGIAHVPESRKEQGLFLSMSVKENLLMAELKKHSKSGIVRWKQVNASADQFIKDLNIKIASPEQQVSNLSGGNQQKVVIAKWLSIAPKVLLLDEPTRGVDIGAKTEIHKIVSKLADEGLAVLVISSELPEVLGISDRILVMCEGRLTGELSREEATQEKIMYLATRGE; via the coding sequence ATGGCTATTAAAGAGATGTTAATAAAAAAACAGCACACAATAAAAATGCCGGTGCTGAATATGGAAGGGATCAGCAAAACATTCTCAGGTGTAAAGGTATTAAACAATGTGAGAATTGAGCTTTATCCAGGTGAAGTACACGCATTAATGGGAGAGAACGGTGCCGGGAAATCCACTTTTATGAAAATTCTTGCAGGGATCCATACTCCTGATCAAGATGGCGGGACCATCTATTTTAAAGATCAACCTATAGCATGGAAGGATCCTGTTGATGCAAGGAACAGAGGGATCAGTGTTATCCACCAGGAGTTAAACCTCTCTCCTAATCTTACAATCAGTGAAAATATTTTAATGGGTTCAACTTTTCCAAGAAATCGACTAGGAATGGTCAAATGGGACGATGTCCATGAACGTGCGCAAAAAGTGCTCGATTCTATGGGATCTAATCTAAATCCCCGTCAACTCGTTTCAACCTTGAGTGTCGCCCAACAACAAATGGTCGAGATCGCACGAGCATTATCCTTTAAGGCAGAGGTTCTGATCATGGATGAACCTACAGCCTCGCTAACAGATAAAGAGATTACAAAGCTGTTTCAAATTATTGGTGATTTAAAAAAACAAGGAGTTGCGATCGTTTATATTTCTCATAGGATGGATGAAATCTTTAAGATTTCGAATCGCTTCACAGTATTACGCGATGGCGAATGGATTGCAAGCGGTCCGATTGAAGAGACAAATCCCGACCACCTTGTAAAGCTAATGGTAGGTCGTGATTTAAAAGATTTATTTAATCGTACGAAAGCATCTGAGAAAACAGTATCATCTGGGGCTGCCCCTGTTCTAGAGCTGAAAAATGTTTCGGATCATACCATTGTAAAAGAAGTTTCGTTTAAAATCTACCCAGGTGAAATTGTTGGTTTAGCAGGACTTGTAGGTGCAGGTCGAACAGAGCTTGTTAGGGCTCTATTTGGTGCATCTGAGCTGAAAAGCGGGGAAATATTCGTAGATGGCAAGACTGTTAATATAAAATCACCAATCGATGCGATTGCAAATGGAATTGCCCATGTGCCTGAAAGTCGGAAGGAACAAGGATTATTTTTATCAATGTCAGTAAAAGAGAATCTTTTAATGGCAGAATTAAAAAAGCATTCTAAGTCAGGAATTGTTCGTTGGAAACAGGTTAATGCAAGTGCCGACCAGTTTATAAAAGACTTAAATATAAAAATTGCCTCTCCAGAACAGCAGGTCTCAAACTTGAGCGGAGGCAATCAACAAAAAGTAGTCATTGCTAAATGGTTGTCCATTGCACCTAAGGTTTTACTACTTGATGAACCAACTCGGGGCGTTGATATTGGGGCAAAAACTGAAATACACAAAATTGTCTCAAAGCTTGCTGATGAAGGCTTAGCCGTATTGGTGATTTCATCTGAGCTGCCGGAAGTACTAGGAATCAGTGATCGAATCCTTGTCATGTGCGAAGGAAGATTAACGGGGGAACTTTCGAGAGAAGAAGCGACACAAGAAAAAATTATGTATTTAGCTACTAGAGGGGAGTAG
- a CDS encoding DMT family transporter, translating to MNRRRGLFLVITGAICWGIGGAVSKKLFEQYAIDVNWLVTIRLLIAGFLLLSVQYCGKDSSQITGVWKNRKTALQLMIFGIIGMLAVQYTYMSSINHGNAAVATLLQYLAPVMIIIYLILRKHSVLTQRDLVTVSFALIGSFFLLTNGSVYQLSVPIPSIVWGILSALALAFYTLYAVPLLKQFDSLVIVGWAMIIGGFALSFFHPPWQMDFKSLTLEAYLYLVFVIIFGTMIAFWFYIESLQSLSPKESSLLGSVEPLSAVLTTVIWLKEPFGLFQWIGTACIIGMIFLLALNKKPASKYNEPHTNKKPIRVS from the coding sequence ATGAATAGAAGAAGGGGATTATTTCTAGTTATAACGGGAGCAATATGTTGGGGCATTGGTGGGGCAGTTTCAAAAAAGCTGTTTGAACAATATGCAATCGATGTAAATTGGCTTGTAACGATACGTTTACTCATTGCTGGATTCTTACTCTTATCAGTTCAGTATTGTGGAAAAGACAGTTCCCAGATAACTGGTGTTTGGAAAAATAGAAAGACTGCGCTTCAACTAATGATCTTTGGAATAATCGGAATGCTTGCAGTCCAATACACTTATATGTCATCCATTAATCACGGGAATGCTGCTGTCGCAACTCTCTTACAATACTTAGCCCCTGTCATGATTATTATTTATTTGATTTTGCGCAAGCATTCAGTCCTCACGCAACGAGATTTAGTAACAGTTTCCTTTGCTTTAATTGGTTCTTTTTTCTTATTAACAAACGGTTCCGTATATCAACTATCTGTACCTATACCTTCAATAGTTTGGGGGATTTTATCTGCCCTAGCCTTAGCATTTTACACTTTATATGCCGTTCCGTTATTGAAACAATTCGATTCCCTTGTTATTGTTGGCTGGGCTATGATTATCGGTGGTTTTGCCTTAAGTTTTTTCCATCCCCCTTGGCAAATGGACTTTAAAAGTTTAACTTTAGAAGCTTATCTATACCTAGTTTTCGTAATTATATTTGGTACCATGATTGCGTTTTGGTTTTATATAGAAAGCTTACAAAGTCTTTCACCTAAAGAATCAAGCCTTTTAGGAAGCGTTGAGCCACTATCAGCTGTTTTAACCACAGTGATTTGGCTAAAAGAACCCTTTGGATTGTTTCAATGGATTGGTACCGCATGTATTATTGGAATGATATTTTTATTAGCGCTGAATAAAAAGCCTGCATCAAAGTATAACGAACCTCATACGAATAAAAAGCCGATTAGAGTCAGCTAG
- a CDS encoding ABC transporter permease — translation MKGNIQSASPPQSLQVGNILHGLWNRLGMIMILLLLCVVLSFTAPNFLDTANMLNVLKQVSIIAILAVGMTIVILTGGIDLSVGSTVALSGVISVMVSAAGVNPILAMLSGAAVGYAVGLINGFFTAKTKLPSFIVTLGSFTYVRGLAYVISGGYPIVLQNETFKFIGGGAIFGVPTPIYIMLLVYGVMFFVLKYTMFGRHIYAIGGNEEAARLTGIKVEKTLINVYSISGLLAGLGGVVLAGRLYSGQPTAGQMYELDAIAAVILGGTSLTGGKGRIQGTIIGVLIMGVISNGLTLMDVNYYWQLVVKGGVIVAAVLLDRLRGSSAA, via the coding sequence ATGAAGGGAAATATTCAATCAGCTTCACCACCACAAAGCCTGCAAGTAGGAAATATCCTTCATGGACTATGGAATCGTTTAGGGATGATTATGATTCTATTACTATTATGTGTTGTCCTTTCATTTACAGCACCTAACTTTTTGGATACTGCCAATATGTTAAATGTATTAAAGCAGGTTTCCATTATTGCGATATTAGCTGTAGGAATGACAATTGTTATTTTAACAGGTGGAATTGATTTATCAGTTGGTTCTACAGTTGCTCTATCTGGCGTTATCTCAGTTATGGTTTCTGCTGCAGGAGTTAACCCAATACTTGCGATGTTATCAGGTGCAGCAGTAGGTTATGCAGTAGGTCTTATAAATGGCTTTTTTACAGCAAAAACGAAATTGCCATCATTTATCGTGACATTAGGAAGCTTTACATATGTTCGCGGTCTTGCTTATGTCATAAGTGGCGGCTATCCAATTGTTTTGCAAAATGAAACCTTTAAATTCATTGGCGGCGGAGCTATTTTTGGAGTGCCTACCCCGATCTATATCATGCTTTTGGTATATGGCGTAATGTTTTTTGTCCTTAAGTATACAATGTTTGGACGCCATATTTATGCTATCGGCGGAAACGAAGAAGCTGCACGATTAACAGGCATAAAGGTTGAAAAAACATTAATAAACGTTTATTCCATCAGCGGCTTGTTAGCTGGTTTAGGCGGCGTCGTATTAGCAGGAAGATTGTATTCCGGCCAGCCAACTGCAGGACAAATGTATGAATTAGATGCGATTGCTGCGGTTATTTTAGGTGGAACTAGCTTGACTGGAGGAAAGGGCAGAATACAAGGAACGATCATCGGTGTTTTAATCATGGGTGTGATTAGCAATGGTTTGACTCTTATGGATGTGAATTATTATTGGCAGTTAGTTGTTAAAGGCGGTGTGATTGTCGCAGCCGTTTTATTGGATCGTTTAAGAGGAAGCAGTGCAGCATAA
- a CDS encoding AraC family transcriptional regulator → MQIKDFMIDQSLKELTDHRTVVLPMACYETTINQNINGYIPLHWHDEIQFVLVIRGAAIFQINEAKTEIREGNGLFINSGCLHMAEDKDQTDCIYICLNVSPQFVLSQELYTTYVYPYIQATNLSYLCLDPKESWARNILDSILKINQLIQKKSAFYEIEVSLQLNLVWQNLIINGFHLEYEQTKILKSHRMKQMLNWIHLHYAEKIMLDDIARAGQLSRSECCRYFKRVLKKSPLSYVIDYRIQQSLILLQQPESNVTDIAYQVGFNSTSYFIDKFRKSMHMTPLTYKKIKMEDD, encoded by the coding sequence ATGCAAATAAAGGATTTTATGATTGATCAAAGTTTGAAAGAGTTAACAGACCATCGTACTGTCGTGCTTCCAATGGCATGTTACGAAACAACGATCAACCAAAATATAAATGGATATATACCCCTTCATTGGCACGATGAAATTCAATTTGTTCTGGTTATTAGAGGTGCAGCTATCTTTCAAATAAATGAAGCAAAAACAGAAATTCGAGAAGGCAATGGACTTTTTATTAATAGTGGCTGCCTACACATGGCGGAAGATAAGGATCAAACCGACTGTATTTATATTTGTTTAAATGTCTCACCTCAATTTGTTTTATCACAAGAACTCTATACAACCTATGTATATCCGTATATTCAAGCGACGAACTTATCCTATTTATGTTTAGATCCAAAAGAGAGTTGGGCGCGAAACATCTTAGATTCCATTTTAAAAATTAATCAATTGATTCAAAAAAAGTCAGCATTCTATGAAATTGAGGTCTCCTTACAACTTAATCTAGTTTGGCAAAACTTAATCATTAATGGTTTTCATTTAGAGTATGAACAGACGAAAATATTAAAGAGCCATCGAATGAAGCAAATGCTAAATTGGATACACCTACACTACGCTGAAAAAATCATGTTAGACGATATTGCTCGAGCAGGTCAATTAAGCCGTTCCGAATGTTGTCGGTATTTTAAGCGGGTTTTAAAGAAATCACCGTTGAGTTATGTTATCGATTATCGAATACAACAAAGCCTAATCCTGCTGCAACAACCTGAATCTAATGTCACAGACATTGCCTATCAAGTAGGATTTAATAGTACGAGCTATTTTATTGATAAATTTCGAAAGTCGATGCACATGACACCATTAACTTATAAAAAAATAAAAATGGAAGATGACTAA
- a CDS encoding ABC transporter substrate-binding protein, producing MKKLLVLVLMSVIVLMSGCSSASESSNDSTGQGNSDDKLKIGLTVGTLANPFFVAMGKGAEEAGKELGAEVLVESAEYDLAKQTSQIENFITKKVDVILLNAVDTKGIAAAVLQAKEAGIPVIAVDTNAEGGVDATVTSDNYQAGQLAGEYVVEQLNGKGNIVIIDGPPVSAVTDRIKGFEDVIKESGIKVVAKQNGEGNREKALSVMESVLQANPAGSIDAVFAINDPEAIGVEIAQEQAGRKDEFFIVGVDGAPEVTEAMAKEGSSIMATSAQSPSEMVKKAVEIGMKVKNGEDVEELIKVPVDLVTQDTLDSYKGW from the coding sequence ATGAAAAAATTATTAGTGCTAGTTTTAATGTCTGTTATTGTTCTAATGTCTGGATGCAGCAGTGCAAGTGAATCTTCAAATGACAGCACTGGGCAGGGAAACAGCGACGATAAGTTAAAAATTGGATTAACTGTAGGTACTTTGGCAAATCCATTTTTTGTTGCAATGGGAAAAGGTGCTGAAGAAGCAGGGAAGGAACTAGGTGCAGAGGTTCTTGTAGAAAGCGCTGAATATGATCTTGCAAAACAAACCTCCCAAATTGAAAACTTTATTACCAAAAAGGTAGATGTGATTTTATTAAATGCTGTTGATACCAAGGGAATTGCGGCAGCTGTGCTACAAGCAAAGGAGGCAGGTATTCCAGTAATCGCAGTTGATACGAATGCTGAGGGCGGTGTTGATGCAACGGTTACTTCTGATAACTACCAAGCAGGTCAGCTTGCTGGTGAATATGTGGTTGAACAATTAAATGGAAAAGGAAACATTGTCATTATTGATGGACCTCCAGTTTCAGCTGTTACAGATCGTATTAAAGGCTTTGAGGATGTGATCAAAGAGTCTGGAATTAAAGTAGTAGCGAAGCAAAATGGTGAAGGAAACCGTGAAAAAGCATTATCCGTTATGGAAAGTGTTTTACAAGCGAATCCAGCGGGATCAATTGACGCTGTATTTGCAATCAATGACCCTGAAGCAATTGGAGTGGAAATTGCTCAAGAGCAAGCTGGACGGAAGGATGAGTTTTTCATAGTTGGTGTCGATGGTGCTCCTGAAGTAACAGAAGCAATGGCGAAAGAAGGAAGCTCTATTATGGCAACTTCAGCTCAATCACCTAGCGAAATGGTGAAAAAAGCAGTTGAAATTGGAATGAAAGTAAAAAATGGCGAAGATGTCGAAGAGCTTATCAAAGTACCTGTTGATCTTGTCACTCAAGATACTTTAGATTCATACAAGGGTTGGTAA
- a CDS encoding LbetaH domain-containing protein, giving the protein MSVHLPITIGENVWICGSVTIVPRVTLGDKTIIGAGSVVKRHTCKCYCRRCPCKVIRPITAKDFMGWKM; this is encoded by the coding sequence ATGAGCGTTCATTTGCCTATTACTATTGGGGAAAATGTATGGATATGTGGTTCAGTAACAATTGTTCCAAGAGTAACTCTTGGTGATAAAACAATCATTGGTGCTGGAAGTGTTGTGAAAAGACATACCTGCAAATGTTATTGCCGCAGGTGTCCATGTAAAGTTATCAGACCTATCACCGCAAAAGATTTTATGGGATGGAAGATGTGA